From Enterococcus wangshanyuanii, the proteins below share one genomic window:
- the argJ gene encoding bifunctional glutamate N-acetyltransferase/amino-acid acetyltransferase ArgJ, giving the protein MGIDEKIPEGFKFYGTHVGIKKRRKDFGLIVANQICHAAAVFTKNTFCGECIPIGKAHVENAELQAIVVTSGVANVATGNEGRENEFQILDKISSKLAIAQENILPSSTGVIGPQLPIEKINAFLETHSLELTENYEEFAEAILTTDQRIKVQSLDVGEGKILGIVKGSGMIEPNMATMLAYILTDIKISKEDIYSMLKLAVDQSFNTISIDSDTSTSDTVALLASGQKTASMEDMQAALNQICHALALDVVKDAEGATKTMFVTVKNAMSQKQAKDAGKSIINSPLVKTALFGHDPNWGRIAMALGKTEGLIFDPNKVEISYGEYPIFSENHEELQNMEQIATYIQENEDIYLTVDLHQGTQDFQVIGCDLSYEYVKINSDYST; this is encoded by the coding sequence ATGGGAATAGATGAAAAGATACCAGAAGGATTTAAATTTTACGGTACGCATGTCGGCATCAAGAAAAGAAGAAAAGACTTTGGTTTGATCGTAGCAAATCAAATTTGTCATGCGGCGGCTGTTTTTACTAAAAATACGTTTTGCGGTGAATGTATACCGATCGGTAAAGCACATGTTGAAAATGCCGAATTACAGGCGATCGTAGTAACTAGTGGTGTTGCTAATGTAGCCACTGGAAACGAAGGGCGAGAAAATGAGTTTCAGATTTTAGATAAAATTTCCTCTAAACTGGCGATAGCTCAAGAAAATATATTGCCTTCATCAACAGGTGTGATCGGGCCTCAATTACCTATCGAAAAAATCAATGCTTTTTTAGAGACACATTCACTTGAACTAACAGAAAACTATGAAGAGTTTGCTGAAGCTATTTTGACAACAGATCAACGGATCAAGGTACAAAGTCTGGATGTAGGTGAGGGAAAAATTTTAGGTATCGTCAAAGGATCAGGGATGATCGAACCGAATATGGCGACCATGCTGGCATATATTTTAACAGATATAAAAATCAGTAAGGAAGATATCTATTCAATGTTGAAACTTGCGGTTGACCAGTCTTTCAATACGATCAGTATTGATTCAGATACGAGTACGAGTGACACGGTTGCACTCTTAGCAAGCGGCCAGAAAACAGCATCGATGGAAGACATGCAAGCCGCTTTAAACCAGATCTGTCATGCATTGGCATTAGATGTTGTGAAAGATGCCGAAGGAGCAACAAAAACGATGTTCGTAACAGTCAAAAATGCGATGAGCCAAAAACAGGCCAAGGATGCTGGAAAATCAATAATCAATTCGCCGTTAGTGAAAACAGCTTTATTTGGCCACGATCCTAATTGGGGACGCATTGCAATGGCACTTGGGAAGACAGAGGGACTTATTTTTGATCCTAATAAGGTCGAGATTTCTTATGGCGAATATCCGATTTTCTCTGAAAACCATGAAGAGCTGCAAAATATGGAGCAGATCGCGACATATATTCAAGAAAATGAGGATATCTATTTGACGGTCGACCTACATCAAGGAACACAGGATTTCCAAGTGATTGGCTGTGACTTGAGCTATGAGTATGTCAAAATAAACAGCGATTATTCTACATGA
- a CDS encoding YajQ family cyclic di-GMP-binding protein, which produces MAAKEASFDVTSEMNMEEVKNSIQIALKEIKNRFDFKGSIADIKLENGKLVLVAEDDYKVEQVKDVLFSKLVKRAVPIKNIHFSDSEKALGGNVRQYGDLISGIDRDNAKKINVAIKNSGIKVKSQIQEDKIRVTGKSRDDLQKVITLLRTLDLPVELQFTNYR; this is translated from the coding sequence ATGGCAGCTAAAGAAGCAAGCTTTGATGTAACCTCTGAAATGAATATGGAAGAAGTCAAAAATTCGATCCAGATCGCACTGAAAGAAATCAAAAATCGTTTTGACTTTAAAGGATCAATTGCAGACATTAAACTAGAAAATGGGAAATTAGTCCTTGTTGCAGAAGACGATTACAAAGTGGAACAAGTCAAAGATGTTTTATTCAGTAAGCTAGTGAAACGTGCAGTTCCAATTAAAAATATCCATTTTTCCGACAGCGAAAAAGCCCTCGGCGGAAATGTACGTCAATATGGTGATCTGATCAGCGGTATCGACCGAGACAATGCAAAGAAAATCAATGTGGCAATCAAAAATTCCGGCATTAAAGTCAAATCACAAATTCAAGAAGACAAAATTCGCGTGACCGGAAAAAGTCGTGATGATTTACAAAAAGTCATTACCTTACTTAGAACTCTTGATTTACCCGTAGAGCTTCAATTTACGAACTATCGTTGA
- the murC gene encoding UDP-N-acetylmuramate--L-alanine ligase, whose amino-acid sequence MSNQEKLHHFVGIKGSGMSSLALVLFEKGYQVQGSDVEEYFFTQRDLEKAGVKILPFNADNITKDMVVIAGNAFPDTHEELVRAKELGAEIIRYHDFIGRFIQPYTSVAVTGSHGKTSTTGLLSHVLTGIAPTSYLIGDGTGHGDPKAEFFAFEACEYRRHFLAYSPDYAIMTNIDFDHPDYYKSIEDVFSAFQTMAAQVKKGIFAYGDDKYLRQLSADVPIYYYGLNDDDDIQAKNIQRTTEGSSFDVYHKDQFVGHFVLPAFGQHNIMNALGVIAVAYFEKLDMSKVAAEMLTFSGVKRRFTEKKVSDMIIVDDYAHHPTEIMATIDGARQKYPDKEIIAVFQPHTFTRTIALMDEFADALDLADHVYLCDIFGSAREQKGDVKIEDLGNKIEKGGQVIKEDNVSPLLDHENAVIIFMGAGDVQKFEQAYETLLSNTTRNVL is encoded by the coding sequence TTGGCATAAAAGGATCTGGAATGAGTTCATTGGCTCTTGTTTTATTTGAGAAAGGCTATCAGGTACAAGGATCTGATGTAGAAGAGTATTTCTTTACACAGCGTGACCTAGAAAAAGCTGGAGTGAAGATCTTACCATTCAACGCAGACAATATCACAAAAGATATGGTTGTTATCGCTGGAAATGCGTTTCCGGATACACATGAAGAATTAGTTCGTGCAAAAGAGTTAGGTGCCGAAATCATTCGCTATCATGATTTTATTGGACGGTTCATTCAACCTTATACAAGTGTTGCTGTGACTGGTTCTCATGGGAAAACAAGTACAACAGGTCTGCTTTCACATGTGTTGACAGGAATAGCACCAACAAGTTATTTGATTGGTGATGGGACAGGTCATGGCGATCCCAAAGCAGAGTTCTTTGCTTTTGAAGCTTGTGAATACCGTCGTCATTTTCTTGCTTACTCACCGGATTATGCGATCATGACGAATATTGATTTCGACCATCCTGATTACTATAAGAGCATTGAAGATGTTTTTTCAGCATTCCAAACAATGGCAGCACAAGTGAAAAAAGGTATTTTTGCTTATGGTGATGACAAATATTTACGTCAATTATCAGCTGATGTGCCGATCTATTATTATGGATTGAATGATGATGATGATATTCAGGCTAAAAACATTCAACGAACAACAGAAGGTTCTTCTTTTGATGTGTACCATAAAGATCAATTCGTAGGACACTTTGTTTTACCAGCTTTTGGTCAACATAATATTATGAATGCACTTGGTGTGATCGCAGTTGCTTACTTTGAAAAACTGGACATGTCTAAAGTTGCAGCAGAAATGCTAACTTTTTCAGGTGTTAAACGTCGCTTTACTGAGAAAAAAGTGTCAGATATGATCATTGTTGATGATTATGCTCATCATCCAACTGAAATCATGGCGACGATCGATGGTGCACGTCAAAAATACCCTGATAAAGAAATTATTGCTGTTTTCCAACCTCATACCTTTACGCGGACGATTGCATTGATGGATGAATTTGCAGATGCTCTAGATTTAGCGGATCATGTGTACTTGTGCGATATTTTTGGATCAGCAAGAGAACAAAAAGGCGATGTAAAAATCGAAGACTTAGGTAATAAGATCGAAAAAGGTGGTCAAGTGATCAAGGAAGATAATGTTTCTCCGTTACTAGATCACGAAAATGCTGTGATCATTTTTATGGGTGCCGGTGATGTTCAAAAATTTGAGCAAGCCTACGAAACATTATTAAGTAATACAACAAGAAACGTTCTATAA
- a CDS encoding YitT family protein — protein MGKRTVSYKQSELLKKFAVIFITGILAAVGLNFFLIPAKVFSAGMNGVAQIIATLLHTHFSITIDTGLFILLLNIPIFILGFVKLGKESTIFSFLNVAWISVVTMFLPIVVITENPLMNAIVGGVLIGIGAGLSLKMGFTTGGMDVISLVLSKTTGKTVGNYMFMLNGIIVAVAGVVFDWESALYTIISIYCLTQVVDTIHTSHQKITAMIVTVNPETVAQAISKEMVRGMTLLPSIGGYSGVEGRMIMMVITRYELYDLEQIVYSVDENAFMNILPTQSVLGRFANEDEQRIFKSTGSFPELKKHKTKAK, from the coding sequence TTGGGGAAGCGAACTGTTTCATACAAACAAAGTGAATTACTGAAAAAATTTGCTGTTATTTTTATTACGGGTATTTTAGCAGCAGTCGGGTTGAATTTCTTTCTAATTCCGGCGAAGGTCTTTTCTGCTGGAATGAATGGAGTCGCACAGATTATTGCAACATTACTTCATACGCATTTTTCGATTACGATTGACACTGGTTTGTTTATTTTACTATTAAATATACCGATTTTTATTCTAGGATTTGTTAAGTTAGGTAAAGAATCAACAATTTTTAGCTTTCTAAATGTTGCTTGGATCTCAGTTGTGACGATGTTTTTACCGATCGTCGTGATTACGGAAAATCCATTGATGAATGCGATCGTTGGTGGTGTTCTGATTGGAATTGGTGCAGGACTATCATTGAAGATGGGGTTTACGACTGGTGGGATGGATGTTATTTCGTTGGTCTTATCAAAGACGACAGGTAAAACCGTTGGAAATTATATGTTTATGCTAAATGGAATTATTGTGGCTGTGGCAGGTGTTGTGTTTGATTGGGAGAGTGCATTATATACGATTATTTCGATCTATTGTTTAACACAGGTTGTCGATACGATCCATACGAGTCATCAAAAGATCACAGCGATGATCGTGACTGTGAATCCTGAAACGGTTGCTCAGGCAATTTCCAAAGAGATGGTTCGTGGGATGACGCTACTGCCGTCCATTGGCGGATATTCAGGTGTAGAAGGTCGAATGATCATGATGGTGATCACTCGATACGAACTCTATGACCTAGAACAAATCGTTTATTCAGTTGATGAGAATGCGTTTATGAATATTTTGCCTACGCAGTCGGTCTTAGGTCGATTTGCCAATGAAGATGAACAAAGGATCTTTAAAAGTACTGGATCATTTCCTGAGTTGAAAAAACATAAGACGAAAGCAAAATAA
- a CDS encoding Bax inhibitor-1/YccA family protein, translated as MNNGAVANVGLNKFYSKIYAFLAMGIGISALVSYLILNVYFLEVVMFLYKYPMAFYGFWIAELALVVFLGFKAAKNPTLAISGFVVYSMLNGVTLAITLAMYTEGTVVAAFVSAAATFGGMSLVGIFTKRDLSAMGHATYSALIGLIIAIFLNAFILKSGPVDYLISILMVVIFAGITAYDNQKIRTLYTQTGGQPGTGIAVFMALQLYLDFINLFLAFLRIFGKNN; from the coding sequence ATGAATAACGGAGCAGTAGCAAATGTTGGTTTGAATAAGTTTTATTCAAAAATTTACGCGTTTTTAGCGATGGGAATCGGTATTAGTGCGTTAGTATCATATCTAATCTTGAATGTATATTTCCTTGAAGTTGTCATGTTTTTATACAAATACCCGATGGCGTTTTACGGATTTTGGATTGCAGAATTAGCCTTGGTTGTTTTCTTAGGTTTTAAAGCAGCTAAAAATCCAACACTGGCAATCAGTGGATTTGTTGTTTATTCGATGTTGAATGGTGTTACGTTGGCTATAACATTAGCAATGTATACAGAAGGAACGGTTGTAGCGGCTTTTGTTAGTGCAGCAGCTACTTTTGGAGGAATGTCATTAGTCGGGATTTTTACAAAACGTGATCTTTCTGCGATGGGGCATGCAACGTACAGCGCATTGATCGGTTTGATCATTGCGATTTTCCTAAATGCGTTTATCTTAAAGAGTGGTCCTGTTGATTACTTGATTTCCATTTTGATGGTCGTTATTTTTGCAGGTATCACTGCGTATGACAATCAAAAAATCCGCACTTTATACACGCAAACAGGCGGACAACCTGGAACAGGAATAGCTGTTTTCATGGCTTTACAATTATATCTTGACTTTATTAATTTATTCTTAGCGTTTTTACGTATCTTCGGTAAAAACAACTAA
- a CDS encoding asparaginase, which produces MKTILVLHTGGTISMSKEADGNVALNTMNPLLEQEALLEGKVNLIVESIFNIPSPHMTLKRMLELKERIQQAHTEKIDGVVITHGTDTLEETAYFLDITLENKIPVVLTGAMRSSNEIGTDGLYNFISAVWTACSEDSQGKGVLVVMNDEIHTARYVTKTHTTNVATFRTPTFGPIGMIAKERTFFASEVRPQEICDIQEVEGNVYVIKAYAGMDQQLFDLVDNDQTDGLVIEALGAGNLPPQTLPALNRLLQRNIPIVLVSRCSNGIAEDIYDYEGGGVNLKKMGLIFSRGLNGPKARIRLIVGLNSGKSMQELTEFLSE; this is translated from the coding sequence ATGAAAACTATTCTTGTTTTGCATACAGGCGGCACAATTTCCATGTCTAAAGAGGCGGATGGCAATGTAGCACTCAATACAATGAATCCATTACTTGAACAAGAGGCTTTACTGGAGGGCAAAGTGAACTTGATCGTTGAATCGATTTTCAATATTCCGTCTCCTCATATGACCTTAAAGCGTATGCTGGAGCTAAAAGAGCGAATCCAGCAAGCACATACTGAAAAAATCGATGGGGTCGTCATTACTCACGGTACGGATACTTTGGAAGAAACGGCTTATTTTTTGGATATCACGCTAGAGAACAAAATCCCTGTTGTTTTGACTGGTGCAATGCGTTCAAGCAATGAGATCGGGACAGACGGCTTGTATAATTTCATCAGTGCTGTATGGACCGCTTGTTCGGAGGATTCTCAGGGCAAAGGCGTTTTAGTGGTGATGAACGATGAGATCCATACAGCTCGTTATGTAACGAAGACGCACACTACAAATGTAGCAACATTCCGAACACCGACTTTTGGACCGATTGGTATGATCGCCAAAGAAAGAACCTTCTTTGCAAGTGAAGTTCGTCCGCAAGAAATTTGTGATATTCAAGAAGTTGAAGGAAATGTCTATGTCATCAAAGCTTATGCTGGAATGGATCAACAGCTGTTTGATTTAGTGGACAATGACCAGACGGATGGTTTGGTCATCGAGGCTCTTGGTGCAGGAAATCTTCCACCGCAAACCTTACCTGCGTTAAATCGACTGCTGCAAAGAAATATTCCGATCGTTTTGGTTTCCCGTTGTTCGAATGGGATCGCAGAGGATATCTATGATTATGAAGGCGGCGGCGTGAATCTTAAAAAAATGGGCTTGATTTTTTCAAGAGGATTAAATGGTCCCAAGGCTCGTATTCGATTGATCGTTGGGTTGAATAGCGGAAAGAGCATGCAGGAGTTAACGGAATTTTTAAGTGAATAG
- a CDS encoding MaoC family dehydratase, whose amino-acid sequence MNIGKPRKLGKTIEDIEEGDSLSLTESIEDKDLLLYLGLTNDANPLYIQHDYAQKTEYGRPIVPSIMLMGIITSAISKHLPGPGSHVVNFSVNFVGPVFHYETLTFQFEVIKVDKMKDVVTISIEAVNEEDDRVLDAVVMVQPPQVTIDELEEKEGEMNE is encoded by the coding sequence TTGAATATCGGAAAACCGAGAAAATTAGGCAAAACCATCGAAGATATTGAGGAAGGTGATTCGCTGTCTTTAACCGAATCGATCGAAGATAAAGATTTACTTCTTTATTTGGGCTTAACCAATGATGCCAATCCTTTGTATATCCAACATGATTATGCCCAAAAAACAGAATATGGCAGGCCGATCGTTCCATCGATCATGCTGATGGGGATCATCACCAGTGCAATTTCAAAGCATTTACCGGGACCAGGCTCTCATGTGGTCAATTTTTCGGTAAACTTTGTCGGACCTGTCTTTCATTACGAAACACTGACCTTTCAATTTGAAGTGATCAAGGTCGATAAAATGAAAGATGTTGTGACGATTTCGATCGAAGCTGTCAATGAAGAAGATGATCGTGTACTTGATGCAGTTGTCATGGTTCAGCCGCCTCAAGTAACAATAGACGAACTAGAAGAGAAAGAAGGAGAAATGAATGAATAA
- a CDS encoding ATP-dependent DNA helicase, with protein sequence MKDRQRIAVRSLVEFILRRGSIDARHTSEHTAVEGAKIHRKLQKAAPAGYKKEVKLAIDVELNKQTYIIEGRADGIFTDEDKGFVIDEIKSSEPDFSELREEQIDMYWYQVMCYGHIYCQQEELETITLQLTYFQTTTEEITRTEKTFTKQELRDFFDDLTSKYEQWLIFKMNWRKIRNDSLKELPFPYGDYRKGQRELAVAVYKTILSDQKLFVEAPTGTGKTISTLFPTLKAIGEEQAERAFYLTAKTITRQVAEDAVEAMKQKNLQLKSVTLTAKDKICFLTERNCTPEACPFANGYYDRLNEGLWDLLNNENQFTREVIERYAKKHTLCPFELSLDVSLWCDLVICDYNYLFDPSVYLRRFFEEQQEEKENIFLVDEVHNLVNRSREMYSASLAKNKFISLRKALGKEQQKLTRAIRKIEKEFEKIEQICKEEEKDFLHQNAPIDSLVKAAYILSEKIGEWLPENQAHEELNQVLSVYFDLLNYTKISESYDDHYCTYVECQNYDITVKQFCIDPSYLLEQKLAKGKASILFSASLTPLDYYQEVLGGGDQSLRYRIPNPFTKDNQLLVVENHIQTTYKERERNYQKIVESLTNMVQQRTGNYFVFFSSYSYMDIVYDLFREKNPGIKTKLQASFMNETEREAFLADFVSDPDETLLGFCVLGGIFSEGIDLKGTRLIGTAIVGVGLPQINHEQELIKRYYDLEKNQGFQFAYQIPGMNKVLQAAGRVIRDSEDRGVVLLLDQRFSSAAVRQFFPPHWDQSQTAYSAERSKELQQQFWLSTNEST encoded by the coding sequence ATGAAAGATAGACAACGGATCGCAGTCCGCAGTTTAGTAGAATTTATTTTGCGTAGAGGCAGCATCGATGCACGACATACAAGTGAACATACGGCAGTAGAAGGAGCGAAAATCCATCGTAAATTACAAAAAGCGGCTCCAGCTGGCTATAAAAAGGAAGTCAAGCTGGCGATCGATGTAGAGTTGAATAAGCAAACATATATCATTGAAGGACGTGCTGATGGCATTTTTACGGATGAGGATAAGGGATTCGTCATTGATGAAATCAAAAGCTCAGAACCTGATTTTTCTGAGTTGCGTGAAGAACAGATCGATATGTACTGGTACCAAGTCATGTGTTATGGGCACATCTATTGTCAACAAGAAGAGCTAGAAACGATTACATTACAGTTGACCTATTTTCAAACAACAACGGAAGAAATCACGCGAACAGAAAAAACATTTACAAAACAGGAGCTGCGCGACTTTTTTGATGATTTGACCAGCAAATACGAGCAATGGCTGATCTTTAAAATGAATTGGCGAAAGATCAGAAATGACTCTTTGAAAGAACTTCCTTTTCCGTATGGTGATTATCGTAAAGGGCAAAGAGAATTAGCTGTCGCTGTTTATAAAACGATTCTTAGTGATCAAAAGTTGTTTGTAGAAGCACCGACAGGAACTGGTAAAACGATCTCCACATTATTTCCAACACTAAAGGCAATTGGTGAAGAGCAAGCAGAACGTGCATTTTACTTAACAGCGAAAACAATTACACGTCAGGTAGCAGAAGATGCAGTAGAAGCGATGAAGCAAAAGAACCTGCAATTGAAAAGCGTGACGCTAACAGCAAAAGACAAGATTTGTTTTTTGACTGAACGAAATTGCACACCGGAAGCCTGTCCTTTTGCAAATGGATACTATGATCGGTTGAATGAAGGATTATGGGATCTGTTAAATAATGAAAATCAATTTACAAGAGAAGTTATTGAACGCTATGCAAAAAAACACACTCTCTGCCCGTTTGAGTTATCATTGGATGTGAGTTTATGGTGTGATCTTGTGATCTGCGATTATAATTACTTATTTGATCCCAGCGTATATCTAAGACGTTTCTTCGAGGAGCAGCAAGAAGAAAAAGAAAATATCTTTCTAGTCGATGAAGTCCACAATCTAGTGAATCGTTCAAGAGAAATGTATTCAGCTTCTCTGGCTAAAAATAAGTTTATTTCACTAAGAAAAGCACTTGGAAAAGAACAGCAAAAACTGACACGTGCTATCCGAAAAATTGAAAAAGAATTTGAGAAGATCGAGCAGATCTGTAAAGAAGAAGAGAAGGATTTTTTGCATCAAAATGCACCCATCGATTCGCTCGTAAAAGCGGCTTACATATTATCTGAGAAGATTGGTGAATGGCTGCCGGAGAATCAAGCGCATGAAGAGTTGAATCAAGTGTTATCAGTTTATTTTGATTTGTTGAATTATACAAAAATCAGTGAAAGTTATGATGATCATTACTGTACATACGTTGAGTGTCAGAACTACGACATAACTGTAAAGCAATTTTGTATCGATCCTTCCTATTTATTGGAGCAAAAATTGGCTAAAGGCAAAGCGAGTATCTTATTTTCTGCTAGTCTGACTCCTTTAGATTATTATCAAGAAGTTTTGGGTGGAGGAGATCAAAGTTTAAGATACCGTATTCCGAATCCTTTTACTAAAGATAATCAGCTTTTGGTCGTTGAAAACCATATTCAGACCACCTATAAGGAACGAGAACGGAATTATCAAAAGATCGTTGAAAGTCTGACAAATATGGTTCAGCAGCGAACTGGAAATTACTTTGTCTTTTTTTCATCATATTCCTATATGGATATCGTGTATGATCTATTCAGAGAAAAAAATCCAGGAATCAAAACCAAATTGCAGGCCTCTTTTATGAACGAAACTGAAAGAGAAGCTTTTTTAGCTGATTTTGTTTCTGATCCAGACGAGACCTTGTTAGGCTTTTGCGTTTTGGGCGGGATTTTTTCAGAAGGAATCGATTTAAAAGGGACGAGATTGATTGGGACAGCGATCGTTGGTGTGGGCTTACCACAGATCAATCACGAACAAGAATTGATCAAACGTTACTATGATTTAGAAAAAAATCAAGGGTTTCAATTTGCCTACCAAATCCCTGGTATGAACAAAGTGCTGCAGGCGGCTGGACGTGTTATCAGAGATAGTGAAGATCGAGGGGTGGTATTACTGTTGGATCAGCGTTTTTCATCTGCAGCAGTACGGCAATTTTTTCCACCACACTGGGATCAAAGTCAAACGGCTTATTCTGCAGAGCGCTCAAAAGAATTGCAGCAGCAATTTTGGCTTTCAACGAATGAATCAACATAG